A region from the Rhinoderma darwinii isolate aRhiDar2 chromosome 2, aRhiDar2.hap1, whole genome shotgun sequence genome encodes:
- the AMELX gene encoding amelogenin, X isoform: MKSWIMFTSLLGAAFSLPLSPHPQHPGFVNLRYEILTPLKWYQSMMKHQYPSYGYEPMSGWLKNPMVPMMPQQQLPHPHAIPKLPPHHPMLIPQQPMVPVPGHHPLLPLPPSQTHQLNPTYFTNPENQQPTHTQPMEPSKPDLSHQPGQPLFPN; the protein is encoded by the exons ATGAAGTCTTGGATTATGTTCACGTCACTCCTTGGAGCTGCTTTCTCCCTTCCA CTATCACCTCATCCCCAGCATCCGGGATTTGTCAATTTAAGGTATGAG ATACTGACACCTTTAAAATGGTACCAGTCCATGATGAAGCATCAG TATCCTTCTTATGGTTATGAACCAATGTCTGGATGGCTGAAGAATCCAATGGTTCCAATGATGCCACAACAACAGCTACCACATCCTCATGCAATTCCAAAATTACCGCCACACCATCCTATGCTAATACCTCAACAACCAATGGTACCTGTACCTGGCCATCATCCACTGCTTCCACTTCCACCCTCACAGACCCATCAATTAAATCCAACTTATTTTACAAACCCTGAAAATCAACAGCCAACACACACTCAACCTATGGAACCATCAAAGCCTGATCTTTCACACCAGCCTGGCCAGCCGCTTTTCCCAAACTAA